A window from Kwoniella pini CBS 10737 chromosome 1, complete sequence encodes these proteins:
- a CDS encoding amidophosphoribosyltransferase yields MVRDVFDAPAVAGLKGWMGVGHVRYPTAGSSAHAEAQPFYVNSPYGIVFAHNGNIVNTPSLRQYLDVDAHRHINTDSDSELLLNILANNLQKTGKFRINEEDIFTAVGDLTRTCIGAYACVAMIAGFGLIVFRDPNGIRPAGIATRKGARGGLDYLVASESVVAQGLGFTEWEDVKAGEAIIITRNNISRRQVAQPQAFAPDIFEHVYFARPDSTIDGISVYRSRMKMGDLLAETVKKELVKANIEIDVVIPVPDTSRTAALNCAQALNIPYREGFVKNRYVGRTFIMPGQTQRRKNVRRKLNAMPEEFAGKTVMLVDDSIVRGTTSKEIVQMAKDVGAKRVIFASCAPPIRYSNVYGIDMPSPHELIAHGRTTEEIAEHIGADLVIYQTLEDLVESCRQFNPVIKQFDCSVFTGEYVTGGVDERYLEHIQRLRNDNAKAKKKQQTFEAVEATEGGCSGPMNGADSLISMHRSDSLMGLANHSPKLGATGMPSPNDTIGLHNSWYGQ; encoded by the exons ATGGTCAGAGATGTCTTTGATGCGCCTGCTGTTGCTGGCCTCAAAGGGTGGATGGGTGTCGGACACG TGAGATACCCTACAGCCGGAAGTTCTGCTCACGCCGAAGCTCAACCATTCTATGTCAATTCTCCTTATGGTATTGTTTTCGCCCAT AACGGGAATATCGTTAATACCCCGTCTCTCCGACAATATCTCGATGTTGATGCTCATAGACACATCAACACCGACTCAGACTCCGAACTCCTTCTTAACATCCTTGCCAACAACCTGCAAAAAACCGGTAAATTCCGTATTaacgaagaagatattttTACAGCTGTTGGAGATCTCACTAGAACATGTATCGGTGCCTATGCTTGTGTAGCTATGATTGCTGGTTTCGGATTGATCGTTTTCAGAGATCCTAACGGTATTAGACCCGCTGGTATTGCTACTAGAAAAGGTGCACGAGGTGGTTTGGATTATTTGGTTGCTAGCGAAAGTGTTGTAGCTCAAGGTTTGGGTTTCACCGAATGGGAGGATGTGAAAGCTG GTGAAGCGATTATCATCACTCGAAACAACATTTCCCGTCGACAAGTTGCTCAACCTCAAGCATTCGCACCAGATATTTTCGAACACGTTTACTTTGCCAGACCTGACTCGACCATTGACGGTATATCAGTCTACCGATcaaggatgaagatgggtGATTTGTTAGCTGAAACAGTCAAGAAGGAATTGGTCAAAGCCAATATTGAGATTGACGTAGTCATTCCTGTCCCAGATACTTCTAGAACTGCTGCTTTAAATTGTGCTCAAGCATTGAACATACCATATAGAGAAGGTTTCGTCAAAAACAGATACGTCGGAAGAACTTTCATTATGCCCGGTCAAACgcaaagaaggaagaacGTCCGAAGAAAACTCAACGCTATGCCTGAAGAATTCGCTGGGAAGACAGTAATGCTCGTCGATGATTCTATCGTACGAGGAACTACTTCGAAAGAGATTGTTCAAATGGCTAAAGATGTTGGAGCCAAACGTGTCATTTTCGCTTCTTGTGCTCCACCAATCCGGTATTCCAACGTATACGGTATCGACATGCCTTCGCCTCATGAGTTGATAGCTCACGGGCGAACGACGGAAGAGATCGCAGAGCATATCGGTGCAGATTTAGTGATATATCAAACATTAGAGGATCTGGTGGAATCATGTAGACAATTCAACCCTGTCATTAAGCAATTTGACTGTTCAGTATTCACGGGTGAATATGTCACCGGAGGGGTCGATGAGAGGTATTTGGAACACATTCAAAGATTAAGGAATGATAATGCCAaggcgaagaagaagcagcaGACTTTCGAAGCTGTGGAAGCTACCGAAGGAGGATGCAGTGGACCTATGA ACGGGGCAGACTCTTTGATCTCCATGCACAGGTCTGACTCACTTATGGGTTTAGCAAATCACTCACCTAAACTTGGAGCTACTGGCATGCCTTCTCCAAACGATACAATCGGATTACATAACTCTTGGTACGGTCAATAG